A single region of the Verrucomicrobiia bacterium genome encodes:
- the recA gene encoding recombinase RecA — MTQEKQKALDLTLLQIEKQFGKGSIMKMGVNTKANVESLPTGALTLDLATGIGGVPRGRVVEIYGPESSGKTTLTLSIISRVQATGGVAAFIDAEHALDPTYAQKIGVKLDDLLISQPDSGEQALQIAEMLVRSNAVDLIVIDSVAALVPRAEIEGEMGDSHMGLQARLMSQALRKLTGIISRSKTSMIFINQVRDKIGVMFGNPETTPGGKALKFYASMRLDIRRIATLKKGEDAIGNRVKVKVVKNKVAAPFKTAEFDILFDEGISRSSSILDLAVNQQVIEKSGAWMLYNQEKLGNGRDAARLFLKENPTLLEEIENKVREKMLSGNAVLAAAPASDE; from the coding sequence ATCACGCAGGAAAAGCAGAAAGCGCTCGACCTCACGCTTTTGCAGATCGAAAAGCAGTTCGGCAAGGGTTCCATCATGAAGATGGGCGTGAACACAAAGGCCAATGTGGAAAGCCTCCCGACGGGCGCCTTGACGCTCGATCTTGCCACCGGCATCGGCGGCGTTCCGCGCGGCCGCGTGGTGGAGATTTACGGCCCGGAATCCAGCGGTAAGACGACGCTCACGCTCAGCATCATCTCGCGCGTGCAGGCGACAGGCGGCGTCGCGGCTTTTATCGACGCCGAACATGCGCTTGACCCGACGTATGCCCAGAAGATCGGCGTGAAACTGGACGACCTCCTTATTTCGCAGCCGGATTCCGGCGAACAGGCGCTGCAGATCGCCGAGATGCTCGTGCGTTCGAACGCGGTGGACCTCATCGTCATCGACTCCGTGGCCGCCCTTGTTCCGCGGGCGGAAATCGAAGGCGAGATGGGCGATTCTCACATGGGATTGCAAGCGCGCCTCATGTCGCAGGCGCTTCGCAAACTTACCGGCATTATCAGCCGCTCGAAAACCTCGATGATTTTCATCAACCAGGTCCGCGATAAAATCGGCGTGATGTTCGGCAATCCGGAAACCACGCCTGGCGGCAAGGCGCTGAAGTTCTATGCCTCCATGCGCCTGGACATCCGCAGGATCGCGACCCTGAAAAAAGGAGAAGACGCGATCGGTAACCGGGTGAAGGTGAAGGTCGTGAAGAACAAAGTCGCGGCGCCGTTCAAGACCGCGGAATTCGACATCCTGTTTGATGAAGGCATTTCGCGGTCGTCGAGCATCCTGGATCTCGCGGTGAACCAGCAAGTCATCGAGAAGTCCGGGGCCTGGATGCTGTACAACCAGGAAAAACTCGGCAACGGACGCGACGCGGCGCGCCTTTTCTTGAAAGAAAATCCGACCCTGCTCGAGGAAATCGAAAACAAGGTCCGGGAAAAAATGCTGAGCGGAAACGCGGTCCTGGCCGCGGCGCCCGCCTCGGACGAATAG
- the plsY gene encoding glycerol-3-phosphate 1-O-acyltransferase PlsY — protein MTSLQTVLFLAAAYFLGSLPFGLWVARQVQGIDIREHGSKNTGATNVFRVVGKKWGFFVLFLDAAKGFVAVNLPRWTLGAELSYSWLVMLGVAAILGHSFSLWLGFKGGKGVATSLGVFIGVCPVPALLAFSLWILIFSISRIISVASLAAAVVFPIAVALTCRGKPGFPALQSVSLLLTVFIFYTHRANIGRLKRGEEKRLI, from the coding sequence ATGACCTCTTTACAGACCGTTCTTTTCTTAGCCGCCGCGTATTTTCTCGGAAGCCTGCCCTTCGGGCTTTGGGTGGCGCGCCAGGTCCAGGGCATTGACATCCGCGAGCACGGCAGCAAAAACACAGGCGCGACGAACGTCTTCCGCGTCGTCGGCAAAAAGTGGGGATTCTTCGTGCTCTTTCTCGATGCGGCCAAAGGATTTGTCGCGGTGAACCTGCCGCGCTGGACCCTGGGCGCGGAGCTGTCCTACTCCTGGCTGGTGATGCTCGGCGTGGCCGCGATCCTCGGCCACAGCTTTTCCCTGTGGCTCGGTTTCAAAGGCGGAAAGGGCGTCGCCACTTCCCTCGGCGTTTTTATCGGCGTTTGTCCGGTGCCCGCGCTTCTGGCGTTCAGCCTTTGGATCCTGATTTTTTCGATCAGCCGCATCATCTCGGTCGCATCGCTTGCCGCCGCCGTCGTTTTTCCCATTGCCGTCGCACTCACGTGCCGGGGCAAACCGGGATTTCCGGCCTTGCAGAGCGTGAGCCTGCTGCTCACGGTCTTCATCTTTTACACGCACCGGGCCAACATCGGACGCCTCAAGCGCGGCGAGGAAAAGCGCCTGATCTGA
- a CDS encoding transcriptional coactivator p15/PC4 family protein, producing the protein MSSVNPPVFTLVKNHWEKIGFAVHDYGGHRIVDMRVWTRRKGGSGFLPTRKGICIPLNQLKAFREGLELLAKTVETALPGESNTYRRDAGNAVH; encoded by the coding sequence ATGTCATCCGTCAATCCTCCCGTTTTTACGCTCGTCAAAAACCACTGGGAAAAAATCGGCTTTGCCGTTCACGACTATGGCGGCCACCGCATCGTCGACATGCGCGTCTGGACCCGCCGGAAAGGCGGAAGCGGTTTTCTTCCCACCCGAAAGGGGATTTGCATTCCCCTAAACCAACTGAAGGCTTTCCGTGAAGGATTGGAACTGCTTGCCAAGACAGTAGAAACGGCTTTGCCCGGGGAGAGTAATACATACCGGCGCGACGCCGGAAATGCCGTCCATTAA
- the hisD gene encoding histidinol dehydrogenase, protein MQVLPWDKQTQKKICRDFGSAFDSKIFKKVSRILSEVRARGDVAIRRYTREFDGLDLPLKRIAVSQGDINAAFEKIQVKFVPLLQQITANVEEYYKKELRQSFEIHGKDGIHLAKRYQPLERVGIYIPGGTAPLVSTVYMTVIPAKVAGVKEIVIATPPNRDTGEINPNILAVANLLGVNEIYRVGGAQAIGALAFGTRTIKKVDKIAGPGNMFVTEAKRQVYGFVDIDMVAGPSEVAIIADNSADADYVTCDLLAQAEHHGGMPYLVTPSKKLIEAIRKRVDTGYIIQVKSLQEACEVANEIAPEHLQLMTEEPEKLMKLIKSAGAIFVGPYSPAVVGDYIAGPSHVLPTGGTARYFSPLSASTFIKSSHVISYTKEALAKAREHVQLLTDMEGLVLHRISLEARFIKKDAAEAAAPSATASS, encoded by the coding sequence ATGCAGGTCCTTCCCTGGGACAAACAAACGCAAAAGAAAATCTGCCGCGATTTCGGCTCGGCTTTTGATTCGAAGATCTTCAAGAAGGTAAGCCGCATCCTTTCCGAGGTCCGCGCGCGCGGTGACGTCGCGATCCGGCGCTACACGCGGGAGTTCGACGGGCTTGATCTGCCCTTGAAAAGAATCGCCGTGAGCCAGGGCGACATCAACGCGGCCTTCGAAAAAATCCAGGTCAAATTCGTGCCGCTGCTCCAGCAGATCACGGCGAACGTGGAAGAGTATTACAAAAAGGAATTAAGGCAGTCGTTCGAAATCCACGGCAAGGACGGCATCCACCTCGCCAAGCGCTACCAGCCTCTGGAGCGCGTGGGTATTTATATTCCCGGAGGCACGGCGCCGCTGGTCTCGACGGTTTACATGACCGTGATCCCGGCCAAAGTCGCAGGGGTCAAAGAGATCGTCATCGCCACGCCGCCCAACCGCGACACCGGCGAGATCAATCCGAACATCCTGGCCGTCGCTAACCTTCTCGGTGTCAACGAAATCTACCGCGTCGGAGGCGCGCAGGCCATCGGCGCGCTTGCTTTCGGCACGCGCACCATCAAGAAGGTGGACAAGATCGCGGGCCCAGGCAACATGTTCGTGACCGAGGCTAAGCGCCAGGTTTACGGTTTCGTCGATATCGACATGGTGGCGGGTCCGAGCGAAGTGGCCATCATCGCGGACAACTCCGCGGACGCGGATTACGTGACCTGCGATTTGCTGGCCCAGGCTGAGCATCACGGCGGCATGCCCTATCTTGTGACGCCGTCCAAGAAATTGATCGAGGCGATCCGCAAGCGCGTTGATACCGGCTATATCATTCAGGTCAAATCGCTGCAGGAAGCCTGCGAAGTGGCCAACGAGATTGCCCCGGAGCACCTCCAGCTCATGACGGAAGAACCGGAAAAGCTCATGAAGCTGATCAAGAGCGCCGGCGCTATTTTTGTGGGGCCGTATTCTCCCGCGGTCGTGGGGGATTACATCGCGGGTCCGAGCCACGTGCTTCCCACGGGCGGCACGGCGCGCTATTTTTCCCCGCTCAGCGCCTCGACTTTCATCAAGAGTTCCCACGTGATTTCGTATACCAAGGAAGCGCTGGCCAAGGCGCGCGAACATGTCCAGCTTTTGACGGACATGGAAGGGCTCGTGCTGCACCGGATTTCCCTCGAAGCGCGCTTCATCAAAAAAGACGCGGCCGAAGCGGCGGCGCCTTCAGCCACGGCTTCTTCATGA
- a CDS encoding CDP-alcohol phosphatidyltransferase family protein: MNLPNYLTLLRILLCPFFFTFLVSYETGKEHYRWLALGVFVFAAFTDALDGFLARFRHEQTELGRFLDPLADKLLLLSGFLGLLFVGALRYQPPLWVTVAIVFRDIVLIGGFVVVFFVTGTFRVQPNVLGKVTTGCQTATLVGLLLEWKGALLICYATAVLSILSCLAYLGRDVNLLQIKKD, encoded by the coding sequence TTGAACCTTCCCAACTACCTGACGCTTTTAAGAATCCTGCTTTGCCCCTTCTTTTTCACGTTCCTGGTTTCTTACGAGACGGGCAAAGAGCATTACCGCTGGCTCGCTCTGGGAGTTTTTGTTTTCGCAGCTTTTACGGACGCGCTGGACGGCTTCCTGGCGCGGTTTCGCCACGAGCAGACCGAGCTCGGACGCTTTTTGGATCCGCTCGCGGACAAGCTGCTGCTGCTCAGCGGATTTCTCGGGCTGCTGTTCGTGGGCGCGCTCCGGTATCAGCCGCCGCTTTGGGTGACGGTCGCGATCGTGTTCCGCGATATCGTCCTGATCGGCGGCTTTGTCGTGGTTTTTTTCGTGACCGGCACGTTCCGCGTGCAGCCCAACGTGCTGGGCAAAGTCACGACCGGTTGTCAGACGGCCACGCTCGTCGGCCTGCTTTTAGAATGGAAAGGGGCACTGCTCATCTGTTACGCAACGGCGGTGCTCAGTATTTTGTCGTGCCTGGCCTATCTTGGCCGGGACGTGAATCTCCTGCAGATCAAGAAGGATTGA
- the alaS gene encoding alanine--tRNA ligase — protein MKTDEIRTSYLEFFQKKAHRYVSSDSLVPQNDPTLLFTGAGMNQFKDYFLGLKKDMTRATSSQKCLRTGDLEEVGKTAYHHSFFEMLGNFSFGDYFKAEAIAWAWEYLTQVLKIPVSRLRITVHETDDEAYNIWKNTIKIRPDWLYKMGDKSNFWPANAPKDGPNGPCGPCSEIYFDQDPSQGEGGHIEDKRFAEIWNLVFTQYDRQDGGKLVPLAQKNIDTGMGLERLACVLQGKSTNYETDNFQKINAAVARELKIKQTPENATRIYAVSDHARAVVFSIGDGVIPSNDGRGYVIRKLIRRALWHGYEATQGGLEKPFLYAVVDDICAVMGKVYPEIVENKQSIVTSLKGEEERFLVTLERGLDKLHDYISNPPKGVHGKLDAAFAFELYDTYGFPYELTRKIASEKGWDVDEKGFERLMEEQRKRAKDATKISGAIFTVSDLEKKISGLAATRFLGYESLESKARVLFAEVRGGEGVAVLDQTPFYAESGGQVGDWGVLEGRGFRGEVTDTVKKDQLFIHHFKVLSGTLKIGDEVTAKIDAKRRDSIMRNHTATHLLHAALRKLLGTQVRQLGSLVAPDRLRFDYSYSQALSDEQVRAIEDAVNEQILLDADVTKEEKSIELAKADGAIAFFGEKYGDRVRVVTVPDFSKEFCGGTHCHSTGQIGSFYIVSDSSIASGTRRIEAVTGSGAVLYARNLRGEIGKLAELFKTSPSGVADRVVKLQESVKKLEKEKRQGVTATADPKNILSSALAAGKIRFASYRLGQGAEVEDLRRLSDAIRSMSEKTVYFLGTENEEKIHYVIGLSPDLGKSSLDAREAMKALSNLLNGSGGGRKELVQGGAKNEGQFQNRWNDIVENAVRYLKEAEV, from the coding sequence ATGAAGACTGACGAGATCCGGACATCTTATCTGGAGTTTTTCCAAAAGAAGGCGCACCGCTACGTCTCGAGCGATTCTCTCGTGCCGCAGAACGATCCTACGCTGCTGTTCACGGGCGCGGGCATGAATCAGTTCAAGGACTACTTCCTGGGCCTGAAGAAAGACATGACCCGCGCCACAAGCTCTCAGAAATGCCTGCGCACCGGCGACCTCGAAGAAGTCGGCAAGACCGCGTACCATCATTCTTTTTTCGAGATGCTTGGGAATTTCTCGTTCGGGGATTACTTCAAGGCCGAGGCCATTGCCTGGGCCTGGGAATATCTCACGCAGGTGCTCAAAATTCCGGTATCACGGCTCCGCATTACCGTGCATGAGACGGACGACGAAGCCTACAACATCTGGAAGAACACGATCAAAATCCGTCCCGACTGGCTTTATAAGATGGGGGACAAATCCAATTTTTGGCCTGCGAACGCGCCAAAGGATGGGCCGAACGGCCCCTGCGGCCCGTGCTCAGAAATTTATTTCGATCAGGACCCTTCGCAGGGCGAAGGCGGCCACATCGAAGACAAGCGCTTCGCCGAAATCTGGAACCTGGTTTTCACCCAGTACGACCGCCAGGACGGCGGCAAGCTCGTGCCGCTCGCGCAAAAGAACATCGACACGGGCATGGGCCTCGAGCGCCTGGCCTGCGTGCTGCAGGGCAAGAGCACGAACTACGAGACGGACAATTTTCAGAAAATCAACGCGGCTGTCGCCCGCGAATTGAAAATCAAGCAGACCCCGGAAAATGCCACGCGTATCTACGCGGTCAGCGATCATGCGCGCGCGGTGGTTTTTTCCATCGGCGACGGCGTCATTCCCTCGAACGACGGCCGCGGCTACGTGATCCGCAAGCTCATCCGGCGAGCGCTGTGGCACGGTTATGAAGCCACGCAGGGCGGCCTCGAGAAACCTTTCCTGTATGCGGTCGTGGACGACATTTGCGCGGTGATGGGCAAGGTCTACCCGGAAATCGTGGAAAACAAACAAAGCATCGTGACTTCGCTGAAGGGCGAAGAAGAGCGTTTCCTCGTCACGCTGGAGCGCGGTTTGGACAAGCTGCACGACTATATCAGCAATCCTCCGAAAGGCGTCCACGGAAAACTGGACGCTGCTTTTGCATTCGAGCTTTACGACACTTACGGCTTTCCCTATGAGTTGACGCGCAAAATCGCCTCGGAAAAAGGCTGGGACGTGGACGAGAAGGGATTCGAGCGCTTGATGGAGGAGCAGCGCAAGCGCGCCAAAGATGCGACGAAAATCTCCGGCGCGATTTTTACGGTCTCGGATCTCGAAAAAAAAATCTCCGGCCTTGCGGCCACGCGTTTTCTCGGTTACGAGTCGCTCGAAAGCAAGGCCCGTGTGCTGTTCGCTGAAGTCCGCGGCGGCGAAGGCGTGGCCGTCTTGGACCAGACGCCTTTTTATGCGGAGAGCGGCGGCCAGGTCGGGGACTGGGGCGTGCTCGAAGGCCGTGGATTCCGCGGCGAAGTGACGGACACCGTCAAAAAAGACCAGCTGTTCATCCACCACTTCAAGGTCCTGTCCGGGACGCTCAAAATCGGCGACGAGGTCACGGCCAAGATCGATGCCAAGCGCCGTGATTCCATCATGCGCAATCACACGGCCACGCACCTGCTGCATGCGGCCCTGCGGAAGCTTCTCGGCACGCAGGTTCGCCAGCTCGGCTCCCTGGTGGCGCCGGACAGGCTGCGTTTCGATTATTCGTATTCCCAGGCGCTCAGCGACGAGCAAGTCCGCGCCATCGAAGATGCCGTCAACGAGCAGATCCTGCTCGACGCGGACGTGACCAAAGAAGAAAAATCCATTGAGCTGGCCAAGGCCGACGGCGCCATTGCGTTCTTCGGCGAGAAGTACGGCGACCGCGTCCGCGTGGTGACCGTGCCGGACTTCAGCAAGGAATTCTGCGGGGGCACGCATTGCCACAGCACCGGCCAGATCGGCAGCTTTTACATCGTGAGCGACAGTTCGATCGCAAGCGGCACGCGGCGCATCGAAGCCGTGACCGGCAGCGGCGCGGTCCTGTACGCGCGAAATCTTCGCGGCGAAATCGGTAAGCTCGCGGAACTTTTCAAGACTTCGCCTTCCGGCGTGGCCGATCGTGTCGTGAAGCTGCAGGAATCGGTCAAGAAGCTGGAAAAGGAGAAACGGCAGGGCGTGACCGCAACGGCCGACCCGAAGAACATCCTTTCGTCGGCGCTTGCGGCCGGCAAGATCCGCTTTGCTTCATACCGTCTGGGACAGGGCGCGGAAGTCGAGGATTTGCGCCGCTTGTCCGATGCCATTCGTTCCATGAGCGAGAAAACGGTTTATTTCCTCGGCACGGAAAACGAGGAGAAAATTCATTACGTGATCGGGCTCAGCCCGGATTTGGGCAAGAGCAGCCTGGACGCGCGGGAAGCCATGAAAGCGCTTTCGAACCTTCTGAACGGCAGCGGCGGCGGGCGCAAGGAGCTTGTTCAGGGCGGCGCAAAAAACGAAGGTCAATTTCAAAACCGCTGGAACGACATCGTGGAAAATGCGGTGCGTTATCTGAAAGAAGCTGAGGTCTGA
- a CDS encoding regulatory protein RecX, translated as MQTNSRENEAFVYSLKLLGISARSRKVLGEKLEAKGFPSAVVESTLARLEKTGFLDDKTLAAGLVNRYSVSTPSGRRRIDFEMKRRGVPAEIRREALESLTAEQERESALELARLKWQRLGRVEPQARRKRVYDFLLRRGFDHGTARHALAELKAGDQEEFNED; from the coding sequence ATGCAGACAAATTCACGAGAAAACGAGGCGTTCGTTTATTCCCTGAAGCTGCTGGGAATCAGCGCCCGGAGCCGCAAGGTCCTGGGTGAAAAGCTCGAGGCGAAGGGATTTCCGTCCGCAGTGGTGGAGTCGACGCTCGCGAGGCTGGAAAAAACCGGCTTCCTGGACGACAAGACTCTGGCGGCGGGCCTCGTAAACCGGTACAGCGTTTCGACGCCTTCCGGACGCCGGCGCATTGATTTCGAGATGAAGCGCCGCGGCGTGCCGGCGGAAATCCGGCGGGAAGCCCTGGAAAGCCTCACGGCGGAACAGGAGCGGGAATCTGCTCTTGAGCTGGCGAGGCTCAAATGGCAGCGCCTCGGGCGCGTGGAGCCGCAGGCGCGCAGGAAAAGAGTTTACGATTTTTTGCTCCGCCGCGGTTTCGATCATGGGACCGCGCGCCACGCGTTGGCGGAATTGAAGGCGGGCGATCAAGAGGAATTCAATGAAGACTGA
- the smc gene encoding chromosome segregation protein SMC, whose product MRLKKLELFGFKSFADRTEVHFHKGVTCVVGPNGCGKSNISDSIRWVLGERSAKMLRGAKMEDVIFAGTEFRKPVAYAEVSLTIDNQDRGLPIDYNEVTITRRLHRSGESEYLINKTNCRLKDVQDLILDTGIGSNSYSMIEQGRIDYILNADADERRFLIEEAAGISKYKLKKEEAIRKLERTEQNLLRIRDIVAEVQRNIQYAERQAKRAQRYQEQFEKLRNLEIRRAFFELDQIRAELAGLGEMRRQQEEEIRLMDEKITACRRVQEEITSALRGILDRFSAEEARRYGLKAKMEQNEQQLRFHQEKRVELALRRGEIQQEKSQIQERLHKTAAEITVKQGEADGLEAEHRSAEEGFSVARQTLNEIEDHLEAAKSLFDDIKAQALEAASSAVKVRNEYHKVTAFLETSVEQKKRQEAGANRYRLEMNQWQARKDDCEQSLRHFEGLLEQLSEQKGRSEQEAQSLRDKIRQTSEVIESMERSLHEKETRRNLLKEIDAASGLSREAILQELNEEERGYVRHLRDVLHVESGYEVAVEAVLGEFAHALVTGRQDTAARLLGLMAGKKSAPAGLLVAEENTEPPSARLDFFTDLPEAGGALLDVVRIEEAWKPLIEPFFSRVYILNSFDPARFPELFARARQVQFVTREGLIIGPNGRVFFRQEQATAEHSFFKRGNEIEVLESEVKSTQASLEQSQAILAEAAAQFANAEAELEKIEKEFVDAKIQKESFESLRKGMQERLGSFQRELDLFSYEQNEILTREEEAISQRTLLEIEIMRCEERQRQVRSEQETVLRDMERMEKSKSAAFASFSDHKAKLDHLVERRRFLEEALALHREQEKRDRQRAEFLDAESARIQEREGKLDEEDTKLRESQAVLQDESRDCDVKLELIRQEKVAAEEKMKAEEETLLTFQDRKHEAETRLHNEEMKVMDLGYQEKNLHEKMQQSYKIDLATLQAAEYPMTEAERPEIEGTIAQLREKIESIGTVNLLAIEEYDELKQRFDFLMGQQKDLEDARDALMEAIRKINRTTKGLFETTFQEVQKMFGEYYKTLFRGGEAQLILVDEANPLESGVDIVVRPPGKKLQHISLLSGGEKAMTALALMYALFKIKPSPFCVMDEVDAPLDEANIDRFLAVLKTFITTSQFIIVTHNRKTIAMGDTLYGVTMQEAGVSRIVSVKVNTDAADEAFEEPAQAADDRGAAPVAEEPLPS is encoded by the coding sequence GTGCGTCTTAAGAAGCTCGAGCTTTTCGGTTTCAAGTCGTTCGCAGACCGCACCGAAGTCCACTTCCACAAAGGCGTCACCTGTGTCGTCGGCCCTAACGGCTGCGGCAAGAGCAACATCTCCGACTCCATCCGCTGGGTGCTCGGCGAACGCAGCGCGAAAATGCTGCGCGGCGCCAAAATGGAAGACGTCATTTTCGCAGGCACGGAATTCCGCAAGCCCGTCGCCTACGCCGAAGTCTCCCTGACAATCGACAACCAGGACCGCGGCCTTCCCATCGATTACAACGAAGTCACCATCACGCGCCGCCTCCACCGCTCCGGGGAGAGCGAGTACCTTATTAATAAGACCAACTGCCGCCTGAAAGACGTCCAGGACCTCATCCTCGATACGGGCATCGGCTCCAATTCCTACTCGATGATCGAGCAGGGCAGGATCGACTACATCCTCAACGCCGACGCCGACGAGCGCCGCTTCCTCATCGAAGAAGCCGCGGGCATTTCCAAATACAAGCTCAAAAAAGAAGAAGCCATCCGCAAGCTGGAGCGCACGGAACAGAACCTGCTGCGCATCCGCGACATCGTGGCCGAAGTGCAGCGCAACATTCAGTACGCCGAGCGCCAGGCCAAGCGCGCGCAGCGCTACCAGGAACAATTCGAAAAACTAAGGAACCTCGAAATCCGCCGCGCTTTTTTCGAGTTGGATCAGATCCGCGCGGAGCTCGCCGGACTCGGGGAGATGCGCCGCCAGCAGGAAGAGGAAATCCGCCTCATGGATGAAAAAATCACGGCTTGCCGGCGCGTGCAGGAAGAAATCACGTCGGCGCTGCGCGGCATCCTCGATCGCTTTTCCGCGGAGGAAGCGCGCCGTTACGGGCTCAAGGCCAAGATGGAGCAGAACGAGCAGCAGCTGCGCTTCCACCAGGAAAAGCGCGTGGAACTGGCGCTTCGCCGCGGAGAAATCCAGCAGGAGAAGTCCCAGATCCAGGAGCGGCTCCACAAAACCGCCGCGGAAATCACTGTGAAGCAGGGCGAAGCCGACGGCCTCGAAGCCGAACATCGCAGCGCGGAAGAAGGATTTTCCGTAGCGCGCCAGACCTTAAACGAAATCGAAGACCATCTCGAAGCGGCCAAGTCGCTTTTCGACGACATCAAAGCCCAGGCGCTCGAAGCGGCTTCCTCCGCCGTGAAGGTCCGCAACGAATACCACAAAGTTACGGCCTTCCTCGAGACCAGCGTCGAACAGAAAAAACGCCAGGAAGCGGGCGCGAACCGCTACCGCCTGGAAATGAACCAGTGGCAGGCGCGCAAGGACGACTGCGAACAATCTCTCCGCCACTTCGAGGGTTTGCTGGAACAGCTCTCGGAGCAAAAAGGGCGTTCGGAGCAGGAAGCGCAGTCGCTCCGGGACAAAATCCGGCAGACTTCGGAAGTGATCGAATCCATGGAGCGCTCGCTGCACGAGAAAGAAACGCGGCGTAATCTCTTGAAGGAAATCGACGCGGCCTCAGGGCTCAGCCGGGAAGCGATCCTGCAGGAGCTGAACGAAGAGGAGCGCGGTTATGTCCGGCATCTCCGCGATGTGCTTCACGTCGAATCCGGCTATGAGGTGGCGGTCGAAGCCGTTCTCGGCGAATTCGCTCACGCGCTCGTCACCGGCCGCCAGGATACGGCGGCACGTCTTCTCGGCCTGATGGCCGGCAAGAAAAGCGCTCCGGCGGGCCTGCTCGTGGCCGAAGAAAATACGGAACCTCCTTCCGCGCGGCTGGATTTTTTCACGGATCTTCCCGAAGCCGGAGGCGCGCTGCTTGACGTCGTGCGCATCGAAGAGGCCTGGAAGCCCCTGATCGAACCCTTTTTCTCCCGCGTCTACATCCTGAACTCTTTTGACCCGGCCCGTTTCCCGGAATTATTCGCACGCGCGCGCCAGGTTCAATTCGTGACCCGCGAAGGCCTGATCATCGGCCCGAACGGCCGCGTCTTTTTCCGGCAGGAACAGGCGACCGCGGAGCACAGCTTTTTCAAGCGCGGCAATGAGATCGAAGTGCTGGAAAGCGAAGTCAAATCCACGCAGGCTTCGCTCGAACAGTCGCAGGCCATCCTGGCGGAAGCCGCGGCCCAGTTTGCGAATGCCGAGGCCGAGCTCGAGAAGATCGAGAAGGAATTCGTCGACGCCAAGATCCAGAAGGAATCTTTCGAATCGCTCCGCAAGGGCATGCAGGAAAGGCTCGGCTCCTTTCAGCGCGAGCTGGACCTTTTCTCCTATGAGCAAAACGAGATTTTGACCCGCGAGGAAGAGGCTATTTCCCAGCGCACCCTGCTGGAAATCGAGATCATGCGCTGCGAAGAGCGGCAAAGGCAGGTCCGGTCCGAACAGGAAACCGTGCTGCGCGACATGGAGCGGATGGAAAAGTCCAAAAGCGCGGCGTTTGCTTCATTTTCCGACCACAAGGCCAAGCTCGACCATCTCGTGGAACGCCGCCGCTTCCTCGAAGAGGCCCTGGCCCTGCACCGCGAGCAGGAAAAGCGCGACCGCCAACGCGCGGAGTTTCTCGACGCGGAATCCGCGAGGATCCAGGAGCGGGAAGGCAAGCTGGACGAGGAAGACACGAAACTTCGCGAATCCCAGGCCGTGCTGCAGGACGAGTCCCGCGACTGCGATGTGAAGCTCGAGCTGATCCGCCAGGAAAAGGTTGCGGCCGAGGAAAAGATGAAGGCCGAGGAAGAGACGCTGCTGACGTTCCAGGACCGCAAACACGAGGCGGAGACCCGACTGCACAACGAAGAAATGAAAGTCATGGACCTGGGCTACCAGGAAAAGAATCTCCATGAAAAGATGCAGCAGAGCTACAAGATCGACTTGGCGACGCTCCAGGCCGCCGAGTATCCCATGACCGAGGCCGAGCGCCCGGAAATCGAAGGCACGATCGCGCAGCTGCGGGAAAAGATCGAGTCGATCGGCACGGTGAACCTTTTGGCGATCGAGGAATACGATGAGCTGAAGCAGCGCTTCGACTTCCTCATGGGCCAGCAAAAGGACTTGGAAGACGCGCGCGACGCGCTCATGGAAGCGATCCGCAAGATCAACCGCACGACCAAGGGGCTTTTTGAGACGACATTCCAGGAAGTCCAGAAAATGTTCGGCGAATACTACAAGACGCTTTTCCGCGGGGGCGAAGCCCAGCTCATTCTGGTCGACGAGGCCAATCCGCTGGAGTCCGGCGTGGACATCGTGGTCCGTCCTCCGGGCAAAAAGCTCCAGCACATCAGCCTTCTTTCCGGCGGTGAAAAGGCCATGACCGCGCTCGCGCTCATGTACGCGCTGTTCAAGATCAAGCCTTCGCCGTTTTGCGTGATGGACGAAGTCGACGCGCCTCTCGACGAAGCCAACATCGACCGCTTCCTTGCGGTCTTGAAGACCTTCATCACGACGTCCCAGTTCATCATCGTGACGCATAACCGCAAAACCATCGCGATGGGGGACACGCTTTACGGCGTGACCATGCAGGAAGCCGGCGTCTCCAGGATCGTCTCGGTGAAGGTCAATACGGACGCGGCGGACGAAGCTTTCGAAGAACCGGCTCAGGCTGCGGACGACAGGGGCGCGGCCCCCGTTGCCGAAGAGCCTCTCCCGTCTTGA